A genomic stretch from Falco naumanni isolate bFalNau1 chromosome 4, bFalNau1.pat, whole genome shotgun sequence includes:
- the PRAM1 gene encoding PML-RARA-regulated adapter molecule 1 isoform X1 — translation MTHLEEKEAVVRHLRAKLQGNRKDSPEAGRWPESRSAASPAMSLGQSPVPGSKGELPPEPPWTRRVDFSRAPLSHSKGQGVGQHSSPRSIREPPGWTVRLKKGISQDASFHSAPAKPGGGDALNKEVGATSHPPQRNPAQQTWPLAKDKGAPVVPANSIAAAAPLDAAGSSRRTGHPAVPRRKPLPHVKALGVRPAKPRRPPVVDLEKFGVAAHPGTPLCPSMEPPRSTQLGKKRGYVTSALMQFPPQDAPSVTGDEDELYDDVEPAGLLGRGKGFQLSPISQPPVYRHPGEGFGFTGGDAGQASNSVALLAAAQREAQVSRKMKPMTLKDCKKEEKADREFQKKFKIKPVPRTIWLERDLFLPRRFEGSINVLTRMMVDPAATEKRGGGKNLPLRRGEILDVIQFTNQEQILCRNSQRRYGYVPRAVMLHLDADIYDDVEIYG, via the exons ATG ACACACCTCGAGGAAAAAGAGGCCGTGGTGAGGCACCTGCGGGCAAAGCTCCAAGGGAACAGGAAAGACTCCCCCGAAGCGGGCAGGTGGCCGGAGAGTCgctctgcagcatcccctgcGATGTCACTGGGACAGAGCCCAGTGCCAGGCTCCAAGGGCGAGCTGCCTCCAGAGCCCCCCTGGACAAGGAGGGTGGACTTCAGCAGGGCTCCTCTGTCTCACAGTAAAGGTCAGGGTGTGGGACAGCATTCGTCTCCTCGTTCCATCCGTGAGCCCCCGGGATGGACGGTGCGACTGAAGAAAGGGATTTCTCAGGATGCCAGCTTCCACTCAGCCCCTGCGAAGCCGGGAGGAGGAGATGCGCTGAACAAGGAGGTGGGAGCCACCTCCCATCCTCCCCAGAGAAACCCAGCCCAGCAGACATGGCCACTGGCCAAAGACAAGGGTGCTCCAGTGGTTCCTGCCAACAGCAtcgctgctgcagcccccctggATGCTGCGGGAAGCTCCCGCAGGACGGGGCACCCAGCTGTGCCCCGCAGGAAGCCTTTGCCACACGTCAAGGCGCTGGGAGTGAGGCCGGCCAAGCCCAGGCGCCCTCCTGTCGTTGATCTGGAGAAGTTTGGTGTGGCTGCACATCCTGGGACACCCCTCTGTCCCTCCATGGAGCCACCAAGGAGCACGCAGCTGG GTAAAAAAAGAGGCTACGTTACATCAGCCCTGATGCAGTTCCCACCGCAGGATGCTCCGAGTGTAACGGG GGATGAAGATGAGCTGTACGATGATGTAGAGCCCGCTGGGCTGCTTGGGAGAGGCAAAGGCTTTCAGCTGTCCCCCATATCCCAGCCACCAGTGTATCGCCACCCTGGAGAAG GGTTTGGTTTTACAGGTGGAGATGCCGGTCAAGCTTCTAACAGTGTTGCCTTGCTGGCAGCTGCGCAGAG AGAAGCCCAGGTCTCCCGGAAAATGAAGCCGATGACGCTCAAGGACtgcaagaaggaagagaaggcgGACAGGGagtttcagaagaaattcaAG ATCAAACCAGTCCCCAGGACCATCTGGCTGGAGAGGGATCTGTTTCTTCCGAGAAGG TTCGAAGGAAGCATCAACGTCCTGACTCGGATGATGGTCGACCCCGCAGCAACAGAGAagaggggtggagggaagaaCCTGCCACTGCGACGAGGAGAAATTCTTGATGTCATTCAGTTTACAAATCAGGAGCAAATCCTCTGCCGAAACAGCCAGAGGAGGT
- the PRAM1 gene encoding PML-RARA-regulated adapter molecule 1 isoform X2 yields MTHLEEKEAVVRHLRAKLQGNRKDSPEAGRWPESRSAASPAMSLGQSPVPGSKGELPPEPPWTRRVDFSRAPLSHSKGQGVGQHSSPRSIREPPGWTVRLKKGISQDASFHSAPAKPGGGDALNKEVGATSHPPQRNPAQQTWPLAKDKGAPVVPANSIAAAAPLDAAGSSRRTGHPAVPRRKPLPHVKALGVRPAKPRRPPVVDLEKFGVAAHPGTPLCPSMEPPRSTQLGKKRGYVTSALMQFPPQDAPSVTGDEDELYDDVEPAGLLGRGKGFQLSPISQPPVYRHPGEGFGFTGGDAGQASNSVALLAAAQREAQVSRKMKPMTLKDCKKEEKADREFQKKFKFEGSINVLTRMMVDPAATEKRGGGKNLPLRRGEILDVIQFTNQEQILCRNSQRRYGYVPRAVMLHLDADIYDDVEIYG; encoded by the exons ATG ACACACCTCGAGGAAAAAGAGGCCGTGGTGAGGCACCTGCGGGCAAAGCTCCAAGGGAACAGGAAAGACTCCCCCGAAGCGGGCAGGTGGCCGGAGAGTCgctctgcagcatcccctgcGATGTCACTGGGACAGAGCCCAGTGCCAGGCTCCAAGGGCGAGCTGCCTCCAGAGCCCCCCTGGACAAGGAGGGTGGACTTCAGCAGGGCTCCTCTGTCTCACAGTAAAGGTCAGGGTGTGGGACAGCATTCGTCTCCTCGTTCCATCCGTGAGCCCCCGGGATGGACGGTGCGACTGAAGAAAGGGATTTCTCAGGATGCCAGCTTCCACTCAGCCCCTGCGAAGCCGGGAGGAGGAGATGCGCTGAACAAGGAGGTGGGAGCCACCTCCCATCCTCCCCAGAGAAACCCAGCCCAGCAGACATGGCCACTGGCCAAAGACAAGGGTGCTCCAGTGGTTCCTGCCAACAGCAtcgctgctgcagcccccctggATGCTGCGGGAAGCTCCCGCAGGACGGGGCACCCAGCTGTGCCCCGCAGGAAGCCTTTGCCACACGTCAAGGCGCTGGGAGTGAGGCCGGCCAAGCCCAGGCGCCCTCCTGTCGTTGATCTGGAGAAGTTTGGTGTGGCTGCACATCCTGGGACACCCCTCTGTCCCTCCATGGAGCCACCAAGGAGCACGCAGCTGG GTAAAAAAAGAGGCTACGTTACATCAGCCCTGATGCAGTTCCCACCGCAGGATGCTCCGAGTGTAACGGG GGATGAAGATGAGCTGTACGATGATGTAGAGCCCGCTGGGCTGCTTGGGAGAGGCAAAGGCTTTCAGCTGTCCCCCATATCCCAGCCACCAGTGTATCGCCACCCTGGAGAAG GGTTTGGTTTTACAGGTGGAGATGCCGGTCAAGCTTCTAACAGTGTTGCCTTGCTGGCAGCTGCGCAGAG AGAAGCCCAGGTCTCCCGGAAAATGAAGCCGATGACGCTCAAGGACtgcaagaaggaagagaaggcgGACAGGGagtttcagaagaaattcaAG TTCGAAGGAAGCATCAACGTCCTGACTCGGATGATGGTCGACCCCGCAGCAACAGAGAagaggggtggagggaagaaCCTGCCACTGCGACGAGGAGAAATTCTTGATGTCATTCAGTTTACAAATCAGGAGCAAATCCTCTGCCGAAACAGCCAGAGGAGGT